The following proteins are co-located in the Microcystis wesenbergii NRERC-220 genome:
- a CDS encoding PLP-dependent transferase gives MEFATRAIHGGQEPDSSHGAVTVPIDLTSTYNTSFTTIIDRDRE, from the coding sequence ATGGAATTTGCAACGAGGGCGATTCATGGGGGACAAGAACCAGACTCTAGCCATGGGGCGGTAACGGTTCCCATTGATCTCACTTCCACCTATAACACCAGCTTTACTACGATTATCGATCGGGATCGAGAATAG
- a CDS encoding chromophore lyase CpcT/CpeT yields the protein MLKTSIALGFFLTQSLLLNPQVQGVANHLIGVMDTTQQAQTNPRIAKVQMTTCAVNFSPKQDNIYLYQEQAIIDRLNQPYRQRILVIQPSPDNSTVESKAYKLNNAPNFINFCNKDLTERKLNVSDLGESVCTVFLKPIAEGYRGETPPQGCPTNARGAVKITNTIILHSQGMDTSDRGYDSSGQQVWGAQDNVYQFRWQKP from the coding sequence ATGCTGAAAACTTCGATCGCCCTAGGATTTTTTCTCACTCAATCTTTACTCCTTAATCCGCAAGTGCAAGGGGTGGCTAATCATTTAATTGGGGTCATGGATACGACGCAACAAGCGCAGACTAACCCGCGCATTGCTAAGGTGCAAATGACCACCTGTGCCGTGAATTTTTCCCCCAAACAGGATAATATTTATCTTTATCAGGAACAGGCAATTATCGATCGCTTAAATCAACCCTATCGTCAAAGAATTTTAGTCATTCAACCTAGCCCCGATAATTCCACGGTGGAATCAAAAGCTTATAAGTTAAATAATGCCCCTAACTTTATTAATTTTTGTAACAAAGACTTGACAGAAAGAAAATTAAATGTATCAGATTTGGGCGAGTCGGTGTGTACTGTGTTTTTAAAACCGATAGCAGAGGGTTATCGGGGAGAAACTCCCCCCCAGGGTTGTCCCACTAATGCCAGAGGTGCGGTGAAAATAACTAATACAATTATTCTACATTCCCAGGGCATGGATACCAGCGATCGAGGTTATGATAGCAGCGGGCAGCAGGTATGGGGAGCGCAGGATAATGTCTATCAATTTCGCTGGCAAAAACCCTAA
- a CDS encoding thioredoxin domain-containing protein, with product MANHLAASESLYLRKHAENPIDWWYWCDSALEIARREDKPIFLSIGYSSCHWCTVMEGEAFSDQAIADYLNQYFLPIKVDREERPDIDSIYMQALQMMVGQGGWPLNVFLTPDSLIPFYGGTYFPVQPRFNRPGFLQVLQSVRRYYDEEKEKLSKFTAEMLGALRQSAILPRAETNLADTSLLATGIETNTAVIRVNPNNYGRPSFPMIPYSHLALQGSRFGDDFEDSLRQAAYQRGEDLALGGIYDHVGGGFHRYTVDSTWTVPHFEKMLYDNGQIVEYLANLWSAGDREAAFERGIKGTVNWLKREMTAPEGYFYAAQDADSFEKATDGEPEEGAFYVWSDLELRDYLSTEELGLLQANFTVTAEGNFEGRNVLQRRQGGELGKEIENMLDKLFIRRYGSSQGQLALFPPARDNQEAKNVSWPGRIPAVTDTKMIVAWNSLMISGLARAFAVFSEPLYWQMATVAAEFILQHQWLDGRFQRLNYQGQASVLAQSEDFAYFIKALLDLQTANPQETRWLEAAIDLQGEFDRWFWAEDEGGYFNTASDHSLDLIVRERGYTDNATPSANGIAIANLLRLSRLTENLEYLDRAEKALQSFSIILEESPTACPSLFVALDHYLHGFCLRAPESSIEPLLSRYLPTAVYRVDASLPHSTFGLICQGLCCLEPAENLEQLDRQIAGVMAGPSILLG from the coding sequence ATGGCTAATCATCTGGCTGCATCCGAAAGTCTTTACCTGCGAAAACACGCCGAAAACCCGATCGATTGGTGGTATTGGTGTGACAGCGCCCTAGAAATTGCCAGGAGAGAAGATAAACCGATCTTTCTCTCGATCGGTTATTCTAGCTGTCATTGGTGTACGGTTATGGAAGGAGAAGCTTTTTCCGATCAGGCCATTGCCGATTATCTCAATCAGTATTTTTTGCCGATCAAAGTTGATCGCGAGGAAAGACCAGACATCGATAGCATCTATATGCAAGCATTGCAGATGATGGTCGGTCAAGGGGGTTGGCCTTTGAATGTCTTCCTAACACCCGATAGTTTAATTCCCTTCTATGGTGGCACCTATTTTCCCGTGCAACCGCGCTTTAACCGTCCCGGTTTTCTGCAAGTTTTGCAATCGGTACGTCGTTATTATGACGAGGAAAAGGAGAAATTAAGCAAATTCACGGCCGAAATGCTGGGCGCACTGCGTCAATCGGCCATTTTACCGCGAGCAGAGACCAATTTAGCCGATACTTCCCTTTTAGCCACAGGAATCGAGACAAATACGGCGGTGATTCGGGTTAATCCCAATAATTACGGTCGGCCCAGTTTTCCGATGATTCCATATTCTCATCTGGCTTTGCAGGGTAGTCGCTTTGGTGACGATTTTGAGGATTCCCTCCGGCAAGCGGCCTATCAACGGGGGGAAGATCTGGCCCTGGGGGGAATCTATGACCATGTGGGGGGAGGATTCCATCGTTATACGGTGGATTCGACGTGGACGGTTCCCCATTTTGAAAAAATGCTCTACGATAACGGGCAAATTGTCGAATATTTAGCCAATTTGTGGAGTGCGGGTGATCGAGAGGCGGCCTTTGAGAGAGGGATTAAAGGCACGGTTAACTGGCTAAAACGGGAAATGACCGCCCCAGAAGGTTATTTTTATGCGGCCCAAGATGCCGATAGTTTTGAGAAGGCCACGGATGGGGAACCGGAGGAAGGGGCCTTTTATGTCTGGTCGGATCTAGAGTTAAGGGATTATCTCTCGACCGAGGAATTGGGGCTGCTGCAGGCTAATTTTACCGTTACTGCCGAGGGGAATTTTGAGGGTCGTAATGTGCTGCAACGTCGGCAAGGGGGAGAATTAGGGAAGGAGATAGAAAATATGCTCGATAAGTTATTTATTCGGCGTTATGGCAGTTCTCAAGGCCAATTAGCTCTTTTTCCCCCGGCCAGAGACAATCAAGAGGCGAAAAACGTCTCTTGGCCGGGACGGATTCCGGCGGTAACGGATACGAAAATGATCGTCGCTTGGAATAGTTTGATGATTTCCGGTTTAGCCCGGGCTTTTGCCGTCTTTAGCGAACCTTTGTACTGGCAAATGGCTACGGTCGCGGCCGAGTTTATTCTCCAGCATCAGTGGTTAGATGGACGTTTTCAGCGCTTGAATTATCAGGGTCAGGCCTCGGTTTTGGCCCAATCGGAGGATTTTGCCTATTTTATTAAGGCTTTACTGGACTTGCAAACGGCTAATCCCCAAGAAACTCGCTGGTTAGAGGCGGCTATCGATCTACAAGGGGAATTTGATCGCTGGTTTTGGGCCGAGGATGAGGGGGGATATTTTAATACTGCGTCCGATCATAGTCTCGATCTGATCGTGCGAGAACGGGGTTATACGGATAATGCCACCCCTTCGGCCAACGGAATTGCGATCGCTAATTTATTGCGTCTGTCGCGATTGACGGAAAATCTAGAATATCTCGATCGGGCCGAAAAGGCCTTGCAATCTTTTAGTATCATCCTAGAAGAGTCCCCCACCGCTTGCCCCAGTTTATTTGTCGCCCTCGATCACTATCTTCACGGTTTCTGTCTGCGGGCCCCGGAAAGCTCGATCGAGCCGCTGTTAAGTCGCTATTTGCCCACTGCGGTCTATCGAGTCGATGCCAGTTTGCCGCATAGCACATTTGGGTTAATTTGTCAAGGGTTATGCTGCCTTGAACCGGCAGAAAATTTAGAACAGTTAGACCGACAAATTGCCGGGGTGATGGCCGGTCCGTCAATACTGCTCGGTTAG
- the folE gene encoding GTP cyclohydrolase I FolE: protein MTLAKSKAIFDNDDYNHFPEVITEPQSPVSEAEMMQAVRTLLLGLGEDPDREGLRDTPKRVVKALKFLTSGYQQSLDELLNGAVFHEEANEMVLIRDIDIFSSCEHHILPIIGRAHVAYIPNGKVIGLSKIARICEMYARRLQVQERLTAQIADALQGLLQPQGVAVVIEATHMCMVMRGVEKPGSWTSTSAMRGIFADSAKTRQEFMSLIRHSPDFH from the coding sequence ATGACCTTAGCTAAGTCCAAAGCAATTTTCGATAATGATGACTACAATCACTTTCCCGAAGTGATTACCGAACCTCAATCGCCGGTATCGGAAGCGGAGATGATGCAAGCGGTACGAACACTGCTGTTAGGATTAGGAGAAGATCCCGATCGCGAAGGTTTACGAGACACTCCCAAACGAGTAGTAAAAGCCCTAAAATTTCTCACTTCTGGTTATCAGCAATCCCTTGATGAATTGCTGAATGGGGCAGTTTTTCATGAGGAGGCTAACGAGATGGTTTTAATCCGAGACATCGATATTTTTAGCTCCTGTGAACACCATATTTTACCAATTATCGGCCGCGCTCATGTTGCCTATATTCCTAATGGGAAAGTGATCGGTTTATCGAAAATTGCCCGCATCTGTGAAATGTACGCCAGACGACTGCAAGTACAGGAACGTTTAACCGCACAAATTGCCGATGCTTTGCAGGGATTACTGCAACCTCAAGGGGTAGCTGTGGTGATTGAAGCGACTCATATGTGTATGGTAATGCGCGGGGTTGAAAAACCCGGTTCTTGGACTTCTACGAGTGCCATGCGCGGTATTTTTGCCGATTCTGCTAAGACTCGTCAAGAGTTTATGAGTTTGATTCGTCATAGTCCCGATTTTCACTAA
- a CDS encoding Crp/Fnr family transcriptional regulator: MTLTYQPPTPHRWHFDNRAILPLRNPNFWKIESGVVKTSTWLEDGTLIVLGLWGPGNFVGKTLERVNPYQVECITPVQAVSFSTVESYQMAEILLSHLQQAQELSIIRSYKRTDIMVVKLLAWLGNQFGKQTGTGQLIDVRLTHQDIADLLGTTRVTITRALNHLEQQGAVERLPVHRLLLREEEIWHYEI, from the coding sequence ATGACGCTTACCTATCAACCACCAACCCCCCATCGCTGGCACTTTGATAATCGGGCAATTTTGCCCCTCAGAAACCCTAATTTCTGGAAAATCGAGAGTGGAGTCGTAAAAACCTCCACCTGGTTAGAAGATGGAACCCTGATCGTCTTGGGATTGTGGGGACCTGGCAATTTTGTTGGCAAAACCCTAGAGAGAGTCAATCCCTATCAAGTTGAGTGCATCACTCCTGTGCAAGCAGTTTCCTTTTCCACAGTTGAGAGTTATCAAATGGCAGAAATTCTGCTGTCTCATCTTCAGCAAGCACAAGAACTAAGTATTATTCGTAGCTACAAACGTACTGATATTATGGTTGTGAAATTACTGGCATGGTTAGGCAATCAATTTGGTAAACAAACCGGTACCGGACAATTAATTGATGTGCGTCTAACTCATCAGGATATCGCTGACTTATTAGGAACCACTAGAGTCACAATTACCCGCGCACTTAATCATCTTGAACAACAGGGGGCCGTGGAACGTCTTCCCGTCCATCGTCTTCTTTTACGAGAGGAGGAAATCTGGCACTACGAGATTTAG
- a CDS encoding phycocyanin subunit beta: MLDAFAKVVSQADTRGEYLSENQVNALIAFVKDGNKRVDVVNRLSSNSSAIVTDAARSLFSEQPVLVAPGGNAYTNRRAAACLRDLEIILRYVTYATFTGDASILDDRALNGLRETYVALGVPGASVAAGILKLKDASLALAADPNGITRGDCSSLLAEVASYFDRAAAAVS, encoded by the coding sequence GTGTTAGATGCCTTTGCCAAAGTCGTTTCCCAGGCCGATACCCGGGGGGAATACCTGAGCGAGAATCAAGTCAATGCCCTAATTGCCTTCGTCAAAGATGGTAATAAACGGGTCGATGTGGTCAATCGTCTTTCCAGTAATTCTTCTGCGATCGTTACCGATGCCGCGCGTAGTTTGTTTTCAGAACAGCCCGTTTTAGTTGCCCCCGGTGGCAACGCCTATACAAACCGTCGTGCCGCCGCCTGCTTGCGGGATTTGGAAATTATCCTGCGCTACGTTACCTATGCCACCTTCACCGGCGATGCCAGCATCCTCGATGATCGCGCCTTGAACGGTCTCCGGGAAACCTACGTCGCCCTGGGAGTTCCGGGGGCTTCTGTTGCGGCTGGAATTCTCAAGCTCAAAGACGCTTCCCTTGCCCTAGCGGCCGATCCCAACGGGATCACTCGCGGGGATTGCAGTTCTTTACTAGCAGAAGTCGCTTCTTACTTCGATCGAGCGGCGGCGGCAGTTTCCTGA
- a CDS encoding ArnT family glycosyltransferase — protein sequence MNKTNVISWSYFSHPKKADIVNILIIIAIWTVMVIVVNPLGNFPLNDDWVYGLAVKSILEKGDFSFPSPAHANLFFQAFWGALFCLPFGFSFTALRFSTLTLGLIGAIGTYGLLREVNANQKISLLGALLVVVNPLYFGLANSFMTDVPFLALSILSFYFLIRGLKRESISEVILGLCLVYVNILIRQYAIVILLSFALAYSFKKRFKIKFLFASFVIFSSGILLHRFYQNWLYSTGRTRVIPENVLSTRQLDFRNHIIMISLIYIGCFIFPIIAIFFVKKLKEISRRQKTITILSISSFFVVVMGRLIWRGQTMPLIGNVLAYFGLGPFTLRYPDPLKVSYPPYSLGLKIFWLIITAMGVLGALLLLYYLCLAIIQTFSESEKWLKVLILSAILIYIFLFGVSYPLDRYLLFLLPLFMVLLVISNNYINEQDIGQKITAFALTMTFIWGGFTMAATHDYLAWNRTRWQALNDLMEQGVTPEYINGGHEFNSWYLNDPKYPRKRGKSYWSVNRNDYMISSGLLEGYQEVKRYPFARWLLLKQDNVFVLHKIAEDKTNGT from the coding sequence ATGAACAAAACCAATGTAATAAGTTGGAGCTATTTCAGCCATCCCAAAAAAGCTGATATTGTCAATATTTTAATAATTATTGCGATATGGACTGTGATGGTAATTGTCGTCAATCCTTTGGGTAATTTTCCTCTTAATGATGACTGGGTTTATGGACTAGCCGTAAAATCGATTCTGGAGAAAGGTGATTTCAGCTTTCCCAGTCCAGCTCATGCTAACCTATTTTTTCAAGCCTTTTGGGGAGCCTTATTTTGCCTTCCTTTTGGATTTTCATTTACTGCATTACGCTTCTCAACTTTAACCTTAGGATTAATCGGTGCGATTGGTACTTATGGACTGCTTAGAGAGGTTAATGCCAATCAGAAAATCTCTTTGTTGGGCGCTTTGCTGGTAGTGGTTAATCCTCTATACTTTGGATTAGCTAACAGCTTTATGACCGACGTTCCTTTTCTGGCTTTAAGTATCCTATCTTTCTATTTTCTGATCAGGGGATTGAAGCGGGAATCAATAAGTGAAGTTATTCTGGGTCTTTGCTTAGTTTATGTCAATATTTTGATTCGCCAGTACGCAATAGTGATTCTTTTATCATTTGCCCTGGCATACTCGTTTAAAAAAAGATTTAAAATAAAGTTTTTGTTTGCTAGTTTTGTCATATTTTCTTCAGGGATTTTACTGCATAGATTTTATCAAAACTGGCTTTATTCTACCGGTCGCACTCGCGTAATACCAGAGAATGTGTTAAGTACACGACAATTAGATTTTCGCAACCACATTATCATGATTTCACTGATATACATAGGTTGTTTTATTTTCCCTATTATAGCGATCTTTTTCGTAAAAAAATTAAAAGAAATATCTCGCCGACAGAAAACCATAACGATCTTGAGTATATCTAGCTTTTTTGTTGTCGTGATGGGTAGATTGATTTGGCGAGGCCAAACTATGCCATTGATTGGAAATGTCCTAGCTTATTTTGGCTTAGGTCCTTTCACACTTCGATATCCTGATCCCTTGAAGGTAAGTTATCCCCCCTATTCCCTTGGTTTAAAAATATTTTGGTTGATAATCACGGCTATGGGTGTCCTTGGGGCGCTTTTATTGCTTTACTACTTATGTTTAGCAATCATTCAAACTTTTTCAGAATCGGAAAAATGGTTAAAAGTACTAATACTTTCAGCAATATTGATATATATTTTTCTTTTTGGAGTAAGTTATCCCCTCGATCGTTACCTTTTGTTTCTTTTACCATTATTTATGGTGCTTTTAGTGATTTCAAATAATTATATTAACGAGCAAGATATTGGCCAAAAAATAACTGCTTTTGCCTTGACAATGACCTTTATTTGGGGCGGATTTACTATGGCTGCAACCCATGACTACTTAGCCTGGAATCGAACTCGGTGGCAGGCATTAAATGATTTGATGGAACAGGGAGTTACTCCTGAATATATTAATGGTGGACACGAATTTAATAGCTGGTATTTAAACGATCCAAAATATCCGAGGAAGCGGGGTAAAAGTTACTGGTCGGTAAATCGTAATGACTACATGATTTCTTCTGGATTGCTCGAAGGTTATCAAGAAGTCAAACGCTATCCTTTTGCAAGATGGCTGCTTTTAAAGCAAGATAATGTTTTTGTTCTCCATAAGATTGCTGAAGATAAAACTAATGGGACTTAA
- a CDS encoding cadmium resistance transporter, protein MNWLVALLITSVTSFVATNLDDLMVLMLFFSRLNANFRPRHLIVGQYLGFTLILLASSLGLLFGLLVSKEWIGLLGFIPLIIGIKQLLSRENEDYIQEVREDVNYSKNRSFLPRFPSQTYYVAAVTVANGGDNIGIYTSLFANNSPMHVLIIMIVFYLMMGIWCVLAYFLITHPRIAKVVTNYGHKISPFIYIVLGIYILIDSRSYRLFLMS, encoded by the coding sequence ATGAATTGGTTAGTAGCCCTTTTAATTACTAGCGTGACGAGTTTTGTAGCCACAAATCTTGATGATCTGATGGTGCTAATGTTGTTTTTCTCGCGACTTAATGCTAATTTTCGACCTCGACACCTGATTGTTGGTCAATACCTCGGTTTCACCCTCATTCTCCTAGCTAGTTCCCTCGGTTTACTATTTGGGTTACTGGTTTCTAAAGAATGGATTGGTCTATTAGGATTTATTCCTTTGATTATCGGCATTAAACAACTTTTGTCAAGGGAAAATGAGGATTACATTCAAGAAGTAAGAGAAGATGTTAATTATTCTAAAAATCGCTCCTTTCTTCCTCGTTTTCCCTCCCAAACCTATTACGTTGCCGCCGTGACCGTGGCTAATGGTGGTGATAATATTGGTATCTATACCTCTCTTTTTGCCAATAATTCCCCGATGCACGTCTTAATTATCATGATAGTTTTTTATCTCATGATGGGGATTTGGTGCGTCCTAGCCTATTTTTTGATTACCCATCCCAGGATAGCTAAAGTGGTTACAAACTACGGACATAAAATTAGTCCTTTTATCTATATTGTTCTAGGGATTTATATCTTAATTGACAGCCGATCCTATCGTTTATTTTTAATGTCTTAA
- a CDS encoding prohibitin family protein: MPKNRLLSRPSNIFFLLLILAIIFNPFVIVNAGERGVLMVFGQVQEKILNEGIHGIIPVVNTVKKLSVRIQKQQIAAEASSKDLQEVFTDVALNWHILASEVNNIFQQIGDEAAVIERVIDPAVEEILKAVMAKYTAEELITKREEVKGEVDIRLSERLKNYHIGVDDISLVHVNFSDRFTDAVEAKQIAEQEAKKAGFMVLKALKESEVKINLAKGEAAAHRILQDSLSPEVLQNKAIERWDGKLPLFMDDNLLKSLELVKDKRKTR; this comes from the coding sequence ATGCCTAAAAATCGCCTTTTATCTAGACCCAGTAATATCTTTTTTTTGTTATTAATCTTGGCGATTATTTTTAATCCTTTCGTGATTGTCAATGCAGGAGAAAGAGGAGTTTTAATGGTCTTTGGTCAAGTACAGGAGAAAATACTTAATGAGGGCATTCACGGGATTATTCCCGTTGTTAACACGGTGAAAAAACTAAGTGTGAGAATCCAAAAACAACAGATAGCGGCCGAAGCTTCCTCCAAAGACCTACAGGAAGTATTTACAGATGTGGCCCTGAATTGGCATATTTTAGCATCAGAAGTTAATAATATTTTTCAACAAATTGGCGATGAAGCGGCTGTCATTGAACGAGTGATCGATCCAGCAGTGGAGGAAATTCTCAAGGCAGTTATGGCTAAATATACCGCCGAAGAATTAATTACTAAACGGGAGGAGGTGAAAGGAGAAGTAGATATTCGTTTGAGCGAAAGACTGAAAAATTATCATATCGGTGTCGATGATATTTCTTTGGTTCATGTCAACTTCTCCGATCGCTTTACCGATGCGGTGGAAGCCAAACAAATTGCCGAACAGGAGGCCAAAAAAGCCGGTTTTATGGTGCTGAAAGCTCTGAAAGAATCGGAAGTAAAAATCAATCTGGCTAAGGGAGAGGCGGCAGCTCATCGCATTCTCCAAGATTCCTTAAGTCCAGAAGTTTTACAGAACAAAGCGATCGAAAGATGGGACGGTAAACTTCCCCTATTTATGGATGATAATCTGCTTAAGTCCCTTGAATTGGTTAAAGATAAGCGAAAAACTAGATGA
- the cysK gene encoding cysteine synthase A, which translates to MPIARDITQLVGRTPLVQLNRIPVAEGVKARIVVKLESMNPAASVKDRIGVSMVEDAEAAGLIHPDKTILVEPTSGNTGIALAMVAAAKGYRLVLTMPETMSLERRAMLKAYGAQLELTPGSQGMKGAIARAEEIVENIPNAYSLQQFRNPANPKIHRETTAEEIWTDTDGLVDIVIGGVGTGGTITGIAETIKPRRPQFQAIAVEPSNSPVLSGGPPGPHKIQGIGAGFIPAIFRPELIDEVIIVDDTDAFAYARRLARQEGLLSGISAGAALWAAIQVGKRPENEDKLIVMIQPSFGERYLSTALFKDLEDID; encoded by the coding sequence ATGCCGATCGCAAGAGACATCACCCAATTGGTAGGACGGACTCCCCTAGTCCAACTGAATCGAATCCCAGTGGCAGAGGGAGTAAAAGCCCGCATCGTCGTCAAACTGGAAAGTATGAACCCCGCCGCCTCGGTTAAAGATCGCATCGGGGTCAGTATGGTGGAGGACGCGGAAGCCGCCGGACTAATTCACCCCGATAAAACAATTCTGGTGGAACCCACTTCCGGCAATACCGGCATCGCCCTGGCCATGGTGGCGGCGGCCAAAGGCTATCGCCTAGTCCTGACTATGCCCGAAACCATGAGTTTAGAACGACGGGCGATGTTAAAAGCTTACGGGGCGCAATTAGAATTAACCCCGGGTAGCCAAGGCATGAAAGGAGCGATCGCCCGGGCCGAGGAAATAGTCGAAAACATCCCCAACGCCTATAGTTTGCAACAGTTCCGCAACCCGGCCAACCCGAAAATTCACCGAGAAACCACTGCCGAAGAAATCTGGACCGATACCGATGGTCTGGTAGATATCGTTATCGGTGGCGTGGGAACTGGGGGAACCATTACCGGTATTGCCGAAACCATTAAACCCCGTCGTCCCCAATTTCAAGCGATCGCAGTTGAACCCTCTAATAGTCCCGTCTTATCGGGAGGACCCCCAGGACCGCACAAAATCCAAGGCATCGGGGCCGGTTTTATCCCAGCCATTTTCCGACCGGAATTAATCGATGAGGTGATTATCGTCGATGATACAGACGCTTTCGCCTACGCGCGACGGTTAGCTCGTCAGGAGGGACTACTATCGGGCATCTCGGCCGGGGCCGCTTTATGGGCGGCGATTCAGGTGGGCAAAAGACCCGAAAACGAAGATAAATTAATCGTCATGATTCAGCCTAGTTTTGGGGAACGTTACCTCAGCACGGCCCTGTTTAAAGACCTCGAAGATATCGACTAA
- a CDS encoding YidH family protein — MLFKSRKTKQKFNPDYWRDHSANERTYLSWMRASIALMGFGLVILRLRTVSSPSLGLGWLLGFVFAMVGLLTVVIATRRYFLIRRAIDSNSYEPAQVWIICFSIAIAGLGSGILYFVATSPDSGGVESIGFD, encoded by the coding sequence ATGCTGTTTAAATCCCGAAAGACAAAGCAGAAATTTAACCCCGATTACTGGCGAGATCATTCGGCCAACGAACGCACCTATCTGTCTTGGATGCGCGCTTCCATCGCTTTGATGGGTTTTGGTCTGGTCATTTTGCGTTTACGGACAGTATCTTCGCCATCTCTAGGACTGGGTTGGTTGTTGGGTTTTGTCTTCGCTATGGTGGGATTATTAACCGTTGTCATCGCCACGCGCCGGTATTTTCTCATCCGGCGAGCGATCGATAGTAATAGCTACGAACCTGCTCAAGTCTGGATTATTTGCTTTAGTATAGCGATCGCTGGTCTCGGATCAGGAATTCTCTATTTTGTCGCCACCAGTCCCGATAGCGGTGGAGTGGAAAGTATCGGTTTCGATTAA
- the hemB gene encoding porphobilinogen synthase, producing the protein MLIRPRRLRYTPAIRRLVRETELTVNDLIYPLFIMEGENQKVAIPSMPDCYRYSLDLLLKEVVNAYNLGINAIALFPLIAEDKKDNCGRESYNPDGLVPRAVKAIKKEVPEIIIITDVALDPFSIYGHDGIVEDGKILNDETLEVLVKMSLSQAAAGANFVAPSDMMDGRVGAIRRALDAAGYLDVGILAYTAKYASAYYGPFRDALESAPKFGDKKTYQMDGANSREALREASLDITEGADIIMVKPALAYLDIIRRLRDSSHLPVAAYNVSGEYAMIKAAAKQGWIDEKSLILETLTSMKRAGADLILTYFALDVALMKQESRF; encoded by the coding sequence ATGCTGATTCGTCCCCGTCGTCTTCGTTATACTCCAGCGATTCGCCGTCTTGTTCGTGAAACTGAATTAACCGTTAATGACTTGATTTATCCCCTCTTTATCATGGAGGGAGAAAATCAAAAGGTGGCTATTCCTTCTATGCCCGATTGTTATCGTTATTCCCTCGATTTATTGCTCAAAGAAGTAGTTAATGCTTATAATTTAGGCATTAATGCCATCGCTCTTTTCCCCCTGATTGCCGAAGATAAAAAAGATAATTGCGGCAGAGAAAGTTATAATCCCGATGGTTTAGTGCCAAGGGCGGTGAAAGCGATCAAAAAAGAAGTTCCTGAAATAATTATTATTACCGATGTTGCCCTCGATCCTTTTTCGATTTATGGTCATGATGGTATTGTGGAGGACGGGAAAATTCTCAACGATGAAACCCTAGAAGTTTTAGTGAAAATGTCGCTCTCGCAAGCGGCGGCCGGGGCTAATTTCGTCGCTCCTTCCGATATGATGGATGGTAGGGTTGGGGCGATCCGTCGAGCTTTAGATGCGGCTGGCTATTTAGATGTGGGAATTCTCGCTTATACGGCTAAATATGCCTCTGCTTATTATGGTCCCTTCCGAGATGCTTTAGAATCAGCGCCAAAATTTGGTGATAAGAAAACCTATCAAATGGATGGGGCTAATAGTCGGGAAGCGTTACGGGAAGCCAGTTTAGACATAACAGAAGGGGCAGATATTATTATGGTTAAGCCCGCTCTGGCCTACCTCGATATTATCCGTCGTCTGCGCGATAGTAGCCATCTTCCCGTCGCCGCTTACAACGTCAGTGGTGAATACGCAATGATTAAAGCGGCGGCAAAACAGGGCTGGATTGACGAAAAAAGCCTGATTTTGGAAACTTTAACCAGTATGAAACGAGCGGGGGCCGATTTGATTTTGACCTATTTTGCTCTCGATGTGGCATTAATGAAACAGGAAAGCCGATTTTAG
- a CDS encoding MgtC/SapB family protein — protein sequence MFFDSEDWQTIIFRLSMAMAVGCLIGYNRQRGGRPAGLRTFMIVSLGAAMFVMIPLQAEGDVGYASSNALSRTIQGIASGVGFLGAGIILQQSHRELNKIQVKGLTSAATIWLAAGLGAASGCGLWQMVLVGTFFTLCTLSGIKRLKKKQPLAKYIKGRKKISRINQEIDSSDNSASH from the coding sequence ATGTTTTTTGACTCGGAAGATTGGCAAACGATTATTTTTCGGCTGAGTATGGCTATGGCCGTCGGCTGTCTGATTGGTTATAACCGACAGCGAGGCGGTCGTCCTGCTGGATTGAGAACTTTTATGATCGTTAGTCTCGGAGCTGCCATGTTTGTCATGATTCCCCTACAAGCGGAGGGAGATGTGGGTTATGCGTCTTCTAATGCTCTCAGTCGTACTATTCAAGGGATCGCTTCTGGTGTCGGTTTTTTAGGCGCGGGAATCATCCTACAACAATCCCATCGGGAACTAAATAAGATACAAGTAAAAGGCTTGACTTCGGCGGCGACTATCTGGTTAGCGGCAGGATTAGGCGCGGCTTCTGGCTGCGGTTTATGGCAGATGGTTCTCGTGGGAACTTTTTTTACTCTCTGCACTTTAAGTGGCATTAAACGACTGAAGAAAAAACAACCTTTAGCCAAATATATTAAAGGTCGGAAGAAAATATCTCGGATCAATCAAGAAATAGACTCATCGGATAATTCAGCATCTCATTAA